In Trifolium pratense cultivar HEN17-A07 linkage group LG7, ARS_RC_1.1, whole genome shotgun sequence, a genomic segment contains:
- the LOC123900068 gene encoding CO(2)-response secreted protease-like, protein MFSLPIYKVCSSGCSGASILAAFDDAISDGVDVLSLSLGGFATPEPDLTTDVIAIRAFHAVERGIIVVCSAGNEGPEQSTIVNDAPWILTVGATTIDRSLQSNILLGNNKVVVVRFRAHSTIFKIYMNYTLFPYASRTHARMHACMNLNPSFHQAEARRTEGRGLAVSSIAMNGAVTIRNV, encoded by the coding sequence atgttttctctcccgattTACAAAGTGTGCTCTAGTGGATGTTCTGGCGCTAGCATTCTTGCAGCGTTTGACGATGCAATTTCCGATGGAGTTGATGTCCTTTCTCTCTCCCTTGGTGGGTTTGCTACTCCTGAACCTGACTTGACAACAGACGTAATTGCAATCAGAGCTTTCCATGCCGTGGAGCGAGGCATCATAGTGGTTTGCTCCGCTGGAAATGAGGGACCCGAGCAAAGTACAATTGTTAACGACGCTCCTTGGATATTAACTGTTGGTGCCACCACCATTGACCGCAGTCTTCAATCCAACATCCTCTTGGGTAATAACAAAGTTGTCGTGGTACGCTTTCGCGCTCACTctacaattttcaaaatttacatGAATTATACTCTCTTTCCTTATGCctcacgcacgcacgcacgcatgcatgcatgcatgaaCTTGAACCCTAGTTTCCATCAAGCAGAAGCAAGACGGACCGAGGGAAGAGGGCTGGCTGTTTCCTCGATTGCTATGAATGGCGCGGTTACTATCCGAAACGTTTAG
- the LOC123897447 gene encoding la-related protein 1C-like has product MVTSAADSSAINPAATNTPNFPRKNLTSPWAQVVRGADSEPLNNQSPPPPPPPQQQQSSSSSSSSSLDSANLVAAITAVAAIAVDNSNADKNNNNAGNPKKPAWKNASNGVVAEVVSPVMGAVSWPALSAKGSAKFTSDSSSAVTVAAEGSISIPQGPVTSNSPHKQATGNANANANAKPTPPMNHGGTNRQKPTKRGGGNSSSNEPAPFPNSFSNPPYVNLQPSAAPPPYPVVQIPSNTAFADGVQSYRNNNGWSPRSPVAPVGGYGLPVDEHRNPSRRGNYGNRPHNNSGIRRNQDPGNIVNTRDAHAHQHRMHSGGFVRPTLHNSPSYLGSPSMRPFVNNFGFHEFYYYPTLQFEQFGGMPFLTHPPPPAMFIPIPPETLETPAEATSAETPLTSLILKQIEYYFSDVNLANDAFLKFNMDEHGWVPITLIANFPRVKKLTNNIELILDSLRSSKVVEVHGDKMRRRNELMRCLPSAHQHQLASSGSVSPSGIVADFDKITLDEATGHKISNATTNVGSA; this is encoded by the exons ATGGTTACGTCCGCAGCTGATTCTTCCGCTATTAACCCTGCCGCCACCAATACCCCTAATTTCCCGCGAAAAAACCTAACTTCTCCGTGGGCACAGGTTGTTCGCGGTGCTGATTCCGAACCACTCAACAATCAATCGCCTCCGCCTCCGCCTCCGCCACAGCAGCAGCagtcttcatcatcatcatcatcatcgtctcTCGATTCGGCCAATTTAGTTGCTGCTATTACTGCTGTTGCTGCTATTGCCGTAGATAACTCCAATGCTGATAAGAATAACAACAATGCAGGTAACCCTAAGAAACCTGCTTGGAAGAATGCATCCAATGGCGTTGTTGCTGAGGTGGTGAGTCCTGTCATGGGTGCTGTCTCTTGGCCCGCTTTATCTGCTAAAGGTTCTGCTAAATTCACATCTGATTCCTCCTCCGCTGTCACCGTCGCCGCCGAAGGATCAATCTCCATTCCGCAG GGACCTGTTACTTCAAATTCCCCTCATAAACAAGCCACGGGCAATGCCAATGCTAATGCTAATGCGAAACCTACTCCTCCAATGAACCACGGTGGGACAAATAGACAAAAACCAACGAAGCGCGGAGGAGGCAACAGTAGTAGCAATGAGCCCGCTCCCTTTCCAAACAGCTTCTCCAATCCACCTTATGTTAATCTTCAACCATCAGCTGCTCCTCCACCATATCCGGTGGTTCAGATTCCTTCTAACACTGCCTTTGCTGACGGGGTTCAGTCATACAGGAACAACAATGGCTGGAGTCCAAGATCACCAGTTGCACCAGTTGGGGGTTATGGACTGCCTGTGGATGAGCACAGGAACCCCTCTCGCAGGGGTAATTATGGGAACCGTCCACATAACAATTCCGGTATTAGACGCAATCAAGATCCGGGAAATATAGTAAACACTAGAGATGCTCATGCACATCAACATAGGATGCACTCAGGGGGATTTGTGAGGCCTACACTACATAATTCTCCTTCATATTTAGGGTCTCCGTCTATGAGACCCTTTGTAAACAATTTTGGATTTCATG AATTCTATTATTATCCCACGCTACAATTTGAACAATTTGGAGGTATGCCATTCTTGACACATCCACCTCCTCCTGCGATGTTCATTCCGATTCCTCCAGAAACTCTTGAAACTCCTGCAGAAGCAACTTCCGCAGAAACTCCCTTGACCAGTTTAATACTCAAGCAAATTGAGTATTACTTTAG TGATGTTAATCTAGCGAACGATGCCTTTTTGAAGTTCAACATGGACGAACATGGTTGGGTTCCAATTACTTTGATTGCAAACTTCCCCCGA gttaaaaaattgacaaacaaCATTGAGTTGATTTTGGATTCCTTGAGAAGTTCAAAAGTTGTGGAAGtgcat GGTGATAAGATGAGGAGGCGTAATGAGTTGATGAGATGCTTGCCCTCTGCACACCAACACCAACTTGCTAGTTCTGGTTCAGTATCCCCAAGCGGCATAGTTGCTGATTTCGATAAGATCACTTTGGACGAAGCAACTGGCCATAAAATTTCCAATGCTACCACAAATGTGGGTTCTGCATGA
- the LOC123898600 gene encoding UPF0496 protein At1g20180-like isoform X2, producing MTNCFSFFRTRTSDGSTKERDVEDNLNSKTNVDSEYINAIRTKSYVEICNKAQGYEIEDTSTRSPLSTSCSTSSSSLLEPRQEIVVKMIECFKVHRLLVNYFEASLEACLCCDKILQGIRQTRFAYERITNVVNKLSQRVRLEYDTDTDTNTNIDKDDNVIYKQLVSFVINSSWCLSDDVINFRDIHEKHMVLLNKLNSKRVKLRRRIRIKKLRKNVTVIGLVVSQTALLVALLVFAFHSVIGLAAAPYIMGGFFGLMKKKRFKWIIGKYSSCKKLYEQIDVAAKGVFIVINDLDTISRMVKRLEDEVEHWREVADICVKNYGHGNGRCEILKMVLREFHDCQTSFMDQLEELEEHIYLCFLTINRSRRLLMEKITEK from the exons ATGACAAACTGTTTTTCTTTCTTCCGAACAAGAACAAGTGA TGGATCGACGAAAGAACGCGATGTGGAAGATAACTTGAACAGCAAGACAAACGTGGATAGTGAATACATCAATGCAATCAGAACAAAGTCTTATGTTGAAATATGTAACAAAGCTCAAGGATATGAAATTGAAGACACAAGCACAAGATCGCCACTTTCTACTTCCTGTTCAACGTCTTCTTCGTCTTTGCTAGAACCTCGACAGGAAATTGTTGTAAAAATGATTGAATGCTTTAAGGTGCATCGTCTTTTGGTAAACTACTTTGAAGCTAGCTTAGAAGCATGTCTTTGTTGTGACAAAATCCTTCAAGGTATCCGTCAAACTCGATTTGCTTatgaaagaatcacaaacgtaGTTAATAAGCTAAGCCAGAGAGTACGTCTTGAATATGACACTGACACggacacaaacacaaacatagaTAAAGATGACAATGTTATCTATAAACAGCTAGTTTCATTTGTTATTAACAGCTCTTGGTGTTTGTCCGATGATGTTATTAACTTCCGTGACATTCACGAAAAACACATGGTGCTCCTTAATAAACTAAACTCAAAGAGAGTGAAGCttagaagaagaataagaataaAGAAGTTACGCAAGAATGTTACAGTAATCGGTTTAGTTGTTTCACAAACCGCTCTTTTGGTGGCGTTATTAGTCTTTGCTTTCCATAGCGTAATTGGATTGGCTGCTGCACCTTATATAATGGGTGGATTCTTTGgtttgatgaagaagaagagattCAAGTGGATTATTGGAAAGTATAGTTCGTGTAAAAAACTATATGAACAAATTGATGTTGCTgcaaaaggggtttttatagtGATAAATGATTTGGATACTATTAGCCGTATGGTTAAGAGGTTAGAGGATGAAGTGGAACATTGGAGAGAGGTTGCTGATATTTGTGTGAAGAATTATGGCCATGGTAATGGAAGGTGTGAAATATTGAAGATGGTTCTGAGAGAATTTCATGATTGCCAAACTAGCTTTATGGATCAGTTGGAAGAGCTTGAGGAGCATATATATTTGTGCTTTCTCACTATTAATAGATCTAGAAGACTGCTTATGGAAAAGATTACTGAAAAGTGA
- the LOC123897286 gene encoding CO(2)-response secreted protease-like has product MKVYKFLLILSFEFLFIFLGESRSSLADHITQSENDNQVYIVYMGAADSTSGSLRKDHAYVLNTVLRRNKKALVHNYKYGFSGFAAYLSKDEANSIARQPGVVSVFPNPILKLHTTRSWDFLKLQTHVKIDSTFANSSSSSNVVIGLLDSGIWPEAESFSDNGMDPIPSGWKGTCMTSSDFNTSNCNRKIIGARYYLDVGANDDGTNTVRDGLGHGTHTASTAAGSVVSGASYYGLATGEAKGGSPESRLAIYKVCSHGCSGASILAAFDDAISDGVDVLSLSLGGFATPEPDLTTDVIAIGAFHAVERGIIVVCSAGNEGPEKSTVVNDAPWILTVGATTVDRSLQSNILLGNNKVVVGHGMHFSPLSKSPDYPFITGESAKAAKADSAEARQCHSNSLDKKKVNGSIVICDGINETDYSTFDKISIIKELGGLGLVHITDQEGGVDDNYEDFPATIVRPKDDAPILQYVNSTSNPKATILPTITVLDYKPAPMVAIFSSRGPSSLSKNILKPDIAAPGAAILAAWTGTLDDESFVPKGEKLSPYNIISGTSMSCPHVSGLAGSIKSRNPTWSPSAIKSAIMTSATQIDNTKAPITTDLGSVATPYDYGAGEITVTESFQPGLVYETTTIDYLNYLCYIGLNTTTIKIISTTVPKNFSCPKDSTPDHISNINYPSIAISKFTGKEIVNVSRTVTNIGEEDETVYSAIVDAPNGVKVQLIPEKLQFTKSSKTVSYQVVFSSTLTSLKEDLFGSITWSNGKHSVRSPFVLTV; this is encoded by the exons ATGaaagtatataaatttttattaatactatcATTTgaatttctcttcatttttcttGGAGAGTCAAGATCATCCTTAGCTGATCATATCACTCAATCAGAGAATGATAATCAAGTTTATATTGTGTATATGGGAGCTGCTGATTCAACTAGTGGTTCCCTTCGCAAAGATCATGCTTATGTTTTAAACACAGTGTTAAGAAG GAACAAAAAGGCTCTAGTACACAACTACAAATATGGATTCTCAGGCTTCGCAGCCTATTTATCGAAAGACGAAGCAAACTCAATCGCGCGCCAACCTGGAGTTGTATCCGTGTTCCCGAATCCGATTCTGAAACTTCACACAACACGTTCTTGGGATTTTCTGAAGTTGCAAACTCATGTTAAAATTGATAGCACGTTCGCTAATTCTTCTTCCTCATCGAACGTCGTAATTGGCTTGTTAGACTCAG GTATATGGCCAGAAGCAGAAAGTTTTTCAGACAATGGAATGGATCCTATTCCATCTGGTTGGAAAGGGACTTGCATGACTTCATCTGACTTCAACACATCCAATTGTAATAG GAAGATAATAGGAGCAAGATATTACCTTGACGTTGGTGCAAATGATGACGGGACAAATACCGTAAGAGATGGACTTGGACATGGAACACACACAGCGTCGACAGCGGCAGGGAGTGTCGTGAGTGGGGCGTCATACTACGGTCTTGCGACCGGAGAAGCAAAAGGTGGCTCTCCTGAATCGAGGTTGGCGATTTACAAAGTGTGCTCTCATGGATGTTCTGGCGCTAGCATTCTTGCAGCGTTTGACGATGCAATTTCCGATGGAGTTGATGTCCTTTCACTCTCCCTTGGTGGGTTTGCTACTCCCGAACCTGACTTGACAACAGACGTAATTGCAATTGGAGCTTTCCATGCCGTGGAGCGAGGCATCATAGTGGTTTGCTCCGCTGGAAATGAGGGACCCGAGAAGAGTACAGTTGTTAACGACGCTCCTTGGATATTAACTGTTGGTGCCACCACCGTTGACCGCAGTCTTCAATCCAACATCCTCTTGGGTAATAACAAAGTTGTCGTG GGTCATGGTATGCATTTCTCTCCTCTTTCAAAATCTCCTGATTATCCATTTATAACCGGAGAGTCTGCCAAAGCAGCTAAGGCTGACTCAGCAGAAGCAAG ACAATGTCATTCAAATTCATTGGATAAGAAAAAAGTCAATGGAAGCATTGTCATTTGTGATGGCATAAATGAGACTGATTATTCAACCTTTGACAAAATTTCTATTATAAAAGAATTGGGTGGATTAGGTCTTGTTCATATTACTGACCAAGAAGGAGGAGTGGACGATAATTATGAAGACTTCCCAGCAACAATTGTAAGACCAAAAGATGATGCCCCAATCCTCCAATATGTCAATTCAACAAG CAATCCAAAGGCAACAATTCTACCAACAATTACGGTATTAGATTATAAGCCTGCACCTATGGTGGCAATCTTTTCAAGTAGAGGGCCTTCATCACTTTCAAAGAATATTCTCAAG CCTGATATTGCAGCACCAGGTGCTGCCATTCTCGCAGCATGGACCGGCACGCTTGATGATGAAAGTTTTGTTCCAAAAGGTGAAAAGCTCTCGCCGTATAACATTATATCAGGAACTTCCATGTCATGCCCCCATGTTTCAGGCCTTGCAGGCAGCATTAAATCTAGAAATCCAACTTGGAGTCCTTCTGCAATCAAATCAGCTATCATGACCTCTG CAACTCAAATTGACAATACGAAGGCTCCCATTACGACGGATTTAGGATCCGTTGCCACACCTTATGACTATGGAGCAGGGGAAATAACAGTAACTGAATCATTCCAACCAGGGCTAGTTTATGAAACCACCACTATTGACTACTTGAACTACTTGTGTTACATTGGACTCAACACAACCACAATTAAGATTATCTCTACAACTGTTCCGAAAAATTTCAGCTGCCCCAAGGACTCTACTCCTGATCATATTTCCAATATCAATTATCCTTCCATAGCAATTTCCAAATTCACTGGTAAAGAAATTGTGAATGTGAGTAGAACTGTTACAAATATCGGTGAAGAGGATGAAACAGTCTACTCTGCTATCGTCGATGCTCCCAACGGAGTGAAAGTTCAGTTGATTCCAGAGAAACTTCAATTCACAAAAAGTAGTAAAACAGTAAGTTACCAAGTTGTTTTCTCATCCACTTTAACCTCATTGAAGGAAGATCTGTTTGGATCGATAACTTGGAGTAATGGTAAACATAGCGTTCGAAGTCCTTTTGTATTAACTGTGTAG
- the LOC123895532 gene encoding probable 26S proteasome non-ATPase regulatory subunit 3: protein MTQDLEMKDRSTPSNSISPPVPSTLQHLKEIASLIETGSYSKEVRRIARAVRLTIALRKKLTASVISSFLDHVLTPGSEPHAKLSAYLPKEDDHEMEVDAATSAIQTPTTKHLLPEIEIFCNLLVLLFLIDQKKYNEAKACSSASVAWLKNVNRRTVDVIASRLFFYYSYSHELTGDLAEIRGNLLALHRIATLRHDELGQETLLNLLLRNYLHYNLYDQAEKLRSKAPRFEAHSNQQFCRYLFYLGKIRTIQLEYTDAKESLLQAARKAPVAARGFRIQCNKWAIIVRLLLGEIPERTVFMQKGMEKALRPYFELTNAVRIGDLELFRNIADKFATTFSADGTHNLIVRLRHNVIRTGLRNISISYSRISLADVAKKLRLDSPNPVADAESIVSKAIRDGAIDATLDHANGWMVSKETGDIYSTNEPQLAFNSRIAFCLNMHNEAVRALRFPPNTHKEKESAEKRRERQQQEQELAKHIAEEDDDDF, encoded by the exons ATGACTCAAGATCTTGAGATGAAAGATCGTTCTACTCCTTCCAACTCTATTTCTCCACCCGTTCCATCTACTCTGCAGC ATTTGAAGGAGATAGCATCTCTTATCGAGACTGGTTCGTATTCGAAAGAAGTTCGTAGAATTGCTCGTGCTGTTCGTCTTACAATTGCATTGAGGAAGAAATTGACAGCTTCGGTTATTTCATCTTTTCTCGATCATGTTCTTACTCCTGGTTCTGAGCCTCATGCCAAATTATCTGCTTATCTTCCCAAG GAGGATGATCATGAGATGGAAGTCGATGCTGCAACATCTGCCATTCAAACCCCCACAACTAAACATTTGTTGCCTGAGATAGAAATTTTCTGTAACCTGCTTGTACTACTTTTTCTGATTGATCAGAAAAAATACAATGAG GCTAAAGCTTGTTCCTCAGCTAGTGTTGCTTGGCTGAAGAATGTGAACAGAAGAACAGTCGATGTTATAGCATCCAGActgtttttttactattcatACAGCCATGAACTTACTGGTGATCTTGCCGAAATTCGGGG CAACCTCCTTGCGTTGCACCGGATTGCTACCCTGCGCCATGATGAGTTGGGTCAG GAAACCCTTCTTAATTTGTTACTTCGCAACTATCTTCACTACAACCTATATGACCAGGCAGAGAAGTTGAGGTCAAAAGCTCCACGATTTGAAGCACATTCAAACCAGCAG TTCTGTCGTTATCTCTTCTACCTCGGGAAAATCCGGACAATTCAATTGGAGTATACAGATGCAAAGGAGTCTCTCCTGCAGGCTGCTCGTAAAGCTCCAGTTGCAGCTCGAGGTTTTCGAATTCAATGTAACAAGTGGGCTATCATAGTGCGTTTACTGTTGGGAGAAATACCTGAACGGACTGTCTTTATGCAGAAAGGAATGGAGAAAGCACTGAGGCCTTACTTTGAGCTTACAAAT GCTGTCCGCATTGGAGACTTGGAGCTGTTTAGGAACATTGCAGATAAGTTTGCAACCACCTTCAGTGCAGACGGAACTCATAATTTGATTGTTCGCCTGCGGCATAATGTCATCAGGACCGGTTTGCGCAACATCAGCATCTCCTACTCTCGCATCTCACTAGCTGATGTTGCTAAAAAATTGAGGTTGGACTCACCAAATCCTGTTGCTGATGCTGAGAGCATTGTATCAAAGGCTATTCGTGATGGGGCAATTGATGCTACATTGGATCATGCAAATGGGTGGATGGTGTCCAAGGAAACTGGAGATATTTACTCCACTAACGAGCCTCAGCTGGCTTTTAATTCTAGGATTGCCTTCTGTCTTAACATGCACAATGAAGCTGTTAGAGCACTTCGTTTTCCACCAAACACacacaaagaaaaagaaagtgctgaaaagagaagagagagacaACAGCAAGAGCAAGAACTGGCCAAGCATATTGCAGAggaggatgatgatgatttcTGA
- the LOC123895533 gene encoding protein Abitram, which yields MSTTIENDQIIEESNCSETEPREEKNNDEEEEEEDLKKLLLPDPQNLPLTPPSAVETNFVTYFALDFTKPGHDQYIYRHANGLCVIGLAPSHIAFKDEGGITAIDFNVGKSDRSGVKVTGKRKKNAQHFESNTALCKVSTKNDSYIVRCCVKGSLLEVNPQLITHPELLNVSADREGYIAIMMPKPADWLKVKASLVSLQEYKKMREVSCDIKNAVPCDDDTLKETS from the exons atgtCGACGACCATAGAAAATGACCAGATAATCGAAGAATCAAACTGTTCAGAAACAGAACCACGGGAAGAAAAAAACaacgatgaagaagaagaagaagaagatttaaAGAAGCTTCTACTCCCTGATCCGCAGAATCTTCCTCTCACTCCTCCTTCTGCCGTTGAAACCAATTTTGTTACTTACTTCGCTCTAG ATTTTACTAAGCCAGGACACGATCAATACATTTACCGCCACGCCAATGG ATTGTGTGTTATTGGCTTGGCTCCTTCACACATTGCTTTTAAGGATGAAGGTGGAATCACAGCCATAGATTTTAATGTTGGAAAGTCTGATCGCAGCGGGGTCAAGGTCACCGGAAAGCGGAAGAAG AATGCACAACACTTTGAGTCCAATACGGCTTTATGTAAAGTTTCTACCAAAAATGATTCTTATATTGTGAG GTGTTGTGTCAAAGGTTCCCTTTTGGAAGTGAATCCACAATTAATCACGCACCCAGAACTGCTTAATGTTTCG GCTGACAGAGAAGGATACATTGCTATTATGATGCCAAAACCAGCTGATTGGCTCAAGGTCAAAGCTTCCCTTGTTAGCCTTCAGGAGTACAAGAAAATGAGGGAAGTCAGTTGTGATATAAAGAATGCAGTGCCTTGTGACGATGACACCTTAAAAGAGACATCATAA
- the LOC123898600 gene encoding UPF0496 protein At1g20180-like isoform X1: protein MTNCFSFFRTRTSDGGSTKERDVEDNLNSKTNVDSEYINAIRTKSYVEICNKAQGYEIEDTSTRSPLSTSCSTSSSSLLEPRQEIVVKMIECFKVHRLLVNYFEASLEACLCCDKILQGIRQTRFAYERITNVVNKLSQRVRLEYDTDTDTNTNIDKDDNVIYKQLVSFVINSSWCLSDDVINFRDIHEKHMVLLNKLNSKRVKLRRRIRIKKLRKNVTVIGLVVSQTALLVALLVFAFHSVIGLAAAPYIMGGFFGLMKKKRFKWIIGKYSSCKKLYEQIDVAAKGVFIVINDLDTISRMVKRLEDEVEHWREVADICVKNYGHGNGRCEILKMVLREFHDCQTSFMDQLEELEEHIYLCFLTINRSRRLLMEKITEK from the exons ATGACAAACTGTTTTTCTTTCTTCCGAACAAGAACAA GTGATGGTGGATCGACGAAAGAACGCGATGTGGAAGATAACTTGAACAGCAAGACAAACGTGGATAGTGAATACATCAATGCAATCAGAACAAAGTCTTATGTTGAAATATGTAACAAAGCTCAAGGATATGAAATTGAAGACACAAGCACAAGATCGCCACTTTCTACTTCCTGTTCAACGTCTTCTTCGTCTTTGCTAGAACCTCGACAGGAAATTGTTGTAAAAATGATTGAATGCTTTAAGGTGCATCGTCTTTTGGTAAACTACTTTGAAGCTAGCTTAGAAGCATGTCTTTGTTGTGACAAAATCCTTCAAGGTATCCGTCAAACTCGATTTGCTTatgaaagaatcacaaacgtaGTTAATAAGCTAAGCCAGAGAGTACGTCTTGAATATGACACTGACACggacacaaacacaaacatagaTAAAGATGACAATGTTATCTATAAACAGCTAGTTTCATTTGTTATTAACAGCTCTTGGTGTTTGTCCGATGATGTTATTAACTTCCGTGACATTCACGAAAAACACATGGTGCTCCTTAATAAACTAAACTCAAAGAGAGTGAAGCttagaagaagaataagaataaAGAAGTTACGCAAGAATGTTACAGTAATCGGTTTAGTTGTTTCACAAACCGCTCTTTTGGTGGCGTTATTAGTCTTTGCTTTCCATAGCGTAATTGGATTGGCTGCTGCACCTTATATAATGGGTGGATTCTTTGgtttgatgaagaagaagagattCAAGTGGATTATTGGAAAGTATAGTTCGTGTAAAAAACTATATGAACAAATTGATGTTGCTgcaaaaggggtttttatagtGATAAATGATTTGGATACTATTAGCCGTATGGTTAAGAGGTTAGAGGATGAAGTGGAACATTGGAGAGAGGTTGCTGATATTTGTGTGAAGAATTATGGCCATGGTAATGGAAGGTGTGAAATATTGAAGATGGTTCTGAGAGAATTTCATGATTGCCAAACTAGCTTTATGGATCAGTTGGAAGAGCTTGAGGAGCATATATATTTGTGCTTTCTCACTATTAATAGATCTAGAAGACTGCTTATGGAAAAGATTACTGAAAAGTGA